DNA sequence from the Vulgatibacter sp. genome:
TCCTCGGGGATGCGGCCCGCCTGCGGCTGCTGGGTGTTGGGCGGGACGATCCAGACGGCGGCGCCGCCGTGCTCGATCACCATCCGGCTCTTGGCGAGGAGTCCGAGGATGAGGCCGCTCTGCTGGCCGGCGAGGACGGTGGCGAAGACCACGCCGACCACGCCGCCGGCGAATTTTGCGCGGTCGTGGATCTGCATGGAGAGGGCGAGCTGGAGAAGGGCGCGCAGGCGCGGGGGGAGTTTCACGGCAGCACCTCGAGGAGCGGCAGGCCCTGGACGTGGCGGAGCGTGAGCTGCGCGAGCGCGAAGTCGGCCTGGGCCCGGGCGAGTTCGACCTCCGCAGCGAAGGCGTCGCTGCCGGCGACGACAGCGTCGGTGGCGGTGGCACGGGCCTCACGCAGCGAGACCTGCACGAGACGCGAAGTCTCCGCCGCCGCCTCGGCGCCGACCCGGGCCGCCTCCAGCTTCTCTGCAGCGGCGGCGAGGCGAAGATGCGCCTCCGCCTCCTCGTCCTGGATGGCCCTCGCGGTCGCCGACGCCTGCAGCTCGGCCTCTCGGGCGACTGCATCCGCCAGCTCGATCGCCGATTCCCGGCGGAAGGAGTCGAAGAGGTTCCAGCGCAGCGAGACGCCAGCAGCCCAGGAGGCCTCCTCGCCGATGAAGCCGGTGGCGTTGGTCCAGCGCTCGGAGGCGCTGGCGACGACGGTGGGCGCATAGGCCCAGCCAGCGGCGCGCCGCCTGGCGGCAGCTTCGCGGGCGCGGGCCCGTGCCGCCTCCAGCTCCGGCCTCTCGCCGCCTGCCGCTGCGCTCGTGAGAGGGAGGGGAGCGAGCGTGCCTTCCGCCGGCTCGTCGAGGCCGCTCAGCCGCGCCAGCGCGAGCTCGGCGACGGCGCCGGCGTGGCGCGCATCGGCGAGCCTGCCGCGGGCGCGGGCCACCTCGAGGCGTGCGGTCTGCACGTCGGAGGACCTGGCCGTGCCCGTCGCCGCGCGGACCTGCACGGTGCGCTGCAGCGCCTCTGCGGTGGTGACCGCCTGCCCTGCAGCTGCGACGACCTGCCGCGCAGCGAGCGTGTCGTAGTACGCGCGGGCGACGGCGAGCAGCACCTCCCGCTCGGTGGCGCTGGCGCTGGCCCGTGCCGCCTCCCTGCTCGCATCCGCTGCGCCGAGCCGCGCCCAGGCGGCGCCGTCGAAGAGCGGGACGGCGAGGGTGGCGCTGGCGTCGAGCTGATCCTCGGGGAGGATCGTCACCGTGCGGCCGGGGAGCTGCGTCACCGCCTCGTATTGGTTGCGGGTGTAGCCGGCGCGCAGCTCGAGGGAGGGGAGGAGGTGGCCCCAGGCCTCGCCGTGGGCTGCGTCGGCTGCCTGGAGCCGGGCCTGGGCGATCCCGATCGACTCGTTCCGCTCCCGCGCTGCGGCGAGATAGGCGGGGAGCTCGGCAGCGCCCGCCGGAAGGGCGAGGGCCAGGATCAAGGTAGTGGTAGTGGTGGCGGAAGTTCGCATGTGAGTACTCACTCAATAATTTGGCAAAAAAACTACGGCTCGAGGCCGAGCCAGATCACCTCGACCAGGCCGCGCACGTAGGTCGGCGCGGCGAGCGGCATCCAGCGGTTCGCGCCGATCATGTCGAAGAAGGCGTATTGAAGCAGGCCCCCGAGGAAGGTCCGCGCCGCCAGCTCCGGATCGCAGCGGCGGATCCGTCCGAGGCGCTGCTCGGCGTCGAGGTAGTTGGTCAGCATCTTGAGCCCCTTCACCGGCGGCGGCTCCGACATGCCCTCGAACATCTTCGCCGGGCTGGTGGTCGACCAGACCATCGTGACCCGGGGCAGGAGCTCCTCGAGGAAGGCGAGCATGCCCATGCCGATCTCGAGGAGGTTCTCCTTCACGCTCCCCGTGCCGACGAGCGCCTGCAGGTTCTTCAGCGGCGCCGGTCCCTCCGAGACGCCCATCGCCGCCAGGAAGAGCTCCTCCTTCGTGGCGAAGCGCTTGAAGATCGAGCCTTCCGACACACCCGCCCGCCGGGCGATCGCCGCGGTCGAGGCGGCGAAGCCCTTCTCCAGGAAGATTGCCCGGGCGGCCTCGAGGATCTGCTCGTTGGTGATGGTGGAGGGGCGTGCCATCGATAAGTGAGTAGATACTCAGGAATGGCCGGCGGCGCAAGTCCTTCGCGCAATTCGGGGGCTCGGGTTTGCAGCGCCCGGCCCGGCACCCATCATCCCCGCGCTCGTTCCGGGAGGAGGGGGGATGGCTGCACTGCATCGGCGCATTGCGTGGGGAATCGTGGCATCGCTCGTCGCGAGCGCATGCGAGACCGACGCCGCCGAGCCGGCGGAGGTGGTGATCGCGGCGATCTACCCGCTCTCTGGTGACCAGGCGGCCACCGGCACCGATCTGCGGCGCGGCGTCGAGCTGGCGGCGGAGATCGTGAACGGGGCGTACGATTTGGAGGTGCCGCTCGCGGCAGAGGGCGGGTTGCCCGGACTCGGTGGCGCGCGGATCCGGGTGGTCTTCGCCGATCACGCGAGCGATCCCGCGCAGGCGGTCGTTGCGGCGGAACGCTTGATCGCTGCCGAGGAAGCGGTCGCCTTCCTCGGCGCCTACGAGAGCGCGGTCACCGAGGCGGTCTCGACCGTGGTCGAGGCGGCGGGGATCCCCTTCGTGGCTGCCGAGTCCACCGCGCCCTCCCTCACCGAGCGGGGCTTTCGCTGGTTCTTCCGCACCACGGCAGACGACCGGATCTTCGTGGAGAACTTCTTCGACTTCCTGGCCGAGCTGCGGGAGGAGGGGATCGAGCCGGCGTCGGCAGCCATCGTCTACGAGGATGGGATCTTCGGCAGCAGCGTCGCCGCCCTCGAGGCGGATGCCGCCAGCGGGGCGGGGCTGCCGGTGGTGGCCGAGGTGGGCTACCCGGCGGCGGCTGCCGCCTTCGCTGCGGTGGCCGAGACGGTGCGGGACAGCGGCGCGGCGATCGTCTTCCAGACCTCGTTCGAGCAGGACGCGATCGGAATTCTGCAGGCATACGAAGGGCTCGGCTACCGGCCAGAGGCGATCCTCGGGATGGACGCAGGCTTCATCAGCCCCGCGTTCGTGGAGACCCTCGGCGACGACGCCAACGACCTGCTCAGCCGGGAGGTGTGGGCCAAGGATCTCGCCGAAGCGAAGCCGCTGGTGGGGGAGGTCGACGCGCTCTTCCGGCAGCGCTACGGCGCCGACATGACCGGCAACTCGGCGCGGGCCTTCACCGGGTTGATCGTGCTGGCGGAAGCGATCGACCGGGCGGGCTCCACCGACCCCGAGCGGATCCGCGAGGCGCTGCTCGCAACGGAGCTCGGCGCCGACGAGCTCATCGTGCCCTGGGACGGCGTGCGCTTCGATCCGGCGACGGGGCAGAACGTGCTGGCGAAGGGGATCATCGTGCAGATCCAGGCGCGCGCCTATCGCACGGTGTGGCCGCGGGAGCTGGCGACGGTGGATCTGGTGTGGCCGATGCGCCCGTGGGCACAGTAGGCCCTAGAGCAGGTGGCGTTGACGCCGCGGGGGGGCGCGGTTAGTCCACCGCGATGCAGCAGGCCCTCTCCCCGCGGCTCGTTCTCCTCATGGCCGTGGCTGCCGGTG
Encoded proteins:
- a CDS encoding TolC family protein — protein: MRTSATTTTTLILALALPAGAAELPAYLAAARERNESIGIAQARLQAADAAHGEAWGHLLPSLELRAGYTRNQYEAVTQLPGRTVTILPEDQLDASATLAVPLFDGAAWARLGAADASREAARASASATEREVLLAVARAYYDTLAARQVVAAAGQAVTTAEALQRTVQVRAATGTARSSDVQTARLEVARARGRLADARHAGAVAELALARLSGLDEPAEGTLAPLPLTSAAAGGERPELEAARARAREAAARRRAAGWAYAPTVVASASERWTNATGFIGEEASWAAGVSLRWNLFDSFRRESAIELADAVAREAELQASATARAIQDEEAEAHLRLAAAAEKLEAARVGAEAAAETSRLVQVSLREARATATDAVVAGSDAFAAEVELARAQADFALAQLTLRHVQGLPLLEVLP
- a CDS encoding TetR/AcrR family transcriptional regulator; this translates as MARPSTITNEQILEAARAIFLEKGFAASTAAIARRAGVSEGSIFKRFATKEELFLAAMGVSEGPAPLKNLQALVGTGSVKENLLEIGMGMLAFLEELLPRVTMVWSTTSPAKMFEGMSEPPPVKGLKMLTNYLDAEQRLGRIRRCDPELAARTFLGGLLQYAFFDMIGANRWMPLAAPTYVRGLVEVIWLGLEP
- a CDS encoding ABC transporter substrate-binding protein yields the protein MAALHRRIAWGIVASLVASACETDAAEPAEVVIAAIYPLSGDQAATGTDLRRGVELAAEIVNGAYDLEVPLAAEGGLPGLGGARIRVVFADHASDPAQAVVAAERLIAAEEAVAFLGAYESAVTEAVSTVVEAAGIPFVAAESTAPSLTERGFRWFFRTTADDRIFVENFFDFLAELREEGIEPASAAIVYEDGIFGSSVAALEADAASGAGLPVVAEVGYPAAAAAFAAVAETVRDSGAAIVFQTSFEQDAIGILQAYEGLGYRPEAILGMDAGFISPAFVETLGDDANDLLSREVWAKDLAEAKPLVGEVDALFRQRYGADMTGNSARAFTGLIVLAEAIDRAGSTDPERIREALLATELGADELIVPWDGVRFDPATGQNVLAKGIIVQIQARAYRTVWPRELATVDLVWPMRPWAQ